In Nomascus leucogenys isolate Asia chromosome 11, Asia_NLE_v1, whole genome shotgun sequence, the following proteins share a genomic window:
- the LOC100597227 gene encoding elongation factor 1-delta-like, whose product MEPPAKKPATPAEDDEDDDIDLFSSDNEEEDKEAVRLREEWLRQYAEKKVKKPALVAQSSILRDVKPWDDETDMAQLKACVCSI is encoded by the coding sequence ATGGAACCCCCGGCCAAGAAGCCTGCCACACCAGCAGAGGACGACGAGGACGATGACATTGACCTGTTTAGCAGCGACAATgaggaggaggacaaggaggCAGTGCGGCTGCGGGAGGAGTGGCTGCGGCAGTACGCAGAGAAGAAGGTTAAGAAGCCGGCGCTGGTGGCCCAGTCCTCCATCCTGCGGGACGTCAAGCCTTGGGATGATGAGACGGACATGGCCCAGCTGAAGGCCTGTGTGTGCTCCATCTAG